In one Arachis duranensis cultivar V14167 chromosome 9, aradu.V14167.gnm2.J7QH, whole genome shotgun sequence genomic region, the following are encoded:
- the LOC107465914 gene encoding granule-bound starch synthase 1, chloroplastic/amyloplastic, with amino-acid sequence MATVTTPYVVSRTGCLNHHGSARTEGKASSPLLSLNSQGMTYDGLKSMNKLNMKTTHATNISVSVRSKKSGSDRSVGKIVCETGMTFLFVSAEVGPWSKTGGLGDVLSALPPRLAANGHRVMTVSPRYDQYKDAWDTSVLVEIKVGDRVETVRYFHCFKRGVDRVFVDHPVFLEKVWGKTQSKLYGPKAGVDYEDNQFRFSLLCLAALEAPRVLNLNSNPYFSGPYGEDVVFIANDWHTALLPCYLKSMYKSRGIYMNAKVAFCIHNIAYQGRFAFADFPLLGLPDEFRSSFDFMDGYDKPVKGRKINWMKAGIIESDRVVTVSPYYAQELVSGEDRGVELDTIIRSVGITGIRNGMDHREWSPKTDRFISIHYDATTVTEAKCLLKQALQAECGLPVDSNIPVIGFIGRLEEQKGSDILFEAISKFIHLDVQIIVLGTGKKYMEKQIEQLEELYPEKARGIAKFNTPLAHKIIAGADFIVIPSRFEPCGLVQLHAMPYGTVPIVSSTGGLVDTVIEGYTGFHAGAFSVECDAVDPADVEKLTSTIIRALKTFGTPFLKEMVQNCMAQDFSWKEPAKLWEKMLLSLGVAGSEPGIEGEEIAPLAKENLPTP; translated from the exons ATGGCAACTGTGACAACCCCTTATGTGGTGTCAAGAACCGGGTGCCTCAACCACCATGGAAGCGCTAGAACCGAGGGGAAGGCGAGCTCACCACTGCTGAGCCTGAACAGCCAGGGAATGACCTATGATGGGTTGAAATCCATGAACAAGCTCAACATGAAGACCACACATGCAACAAATATCTCTGTCTCCGTGAGGAGCAAGAAGAGTGGCAGTGACAGGAGTGTGGGGAAGATTGTGTGTGAAACTGGGATGACCTTTCTCTTTGTGAGTGCTGAGGTTGGACCTTGGAGCAAAACTGGAGGACTTGGTGATGTTCTTAGTGCGCTCCCCCCAAGATTGGCT GCAAATGGGCACCGTGTTATGACAGTGTCTCCCCGTTATGACCAATACAAGGATGCATGGGACACTAGTGTTCTGGTGGAG ATCAAAGTTGGTGACAGAGTGGAAACTGTCCGTTACTTCCACTGCTTCAAGCGCGGAGTCGATCGCGTTTTTGTGGATCATCCAGTTTTCCTTGAGAAG GTATGGGGCAAGACGCAGTCAAAACTATATGGTCCTAAGGCCGGAGTAGATTATGAAGATAACCAGTTTAGATTCAGCTTGTTGTGCCTG GCTGCACTTGAGGCTCCAAGGGTTTTGAACCTAAACAGCAACCCATATTTTTCAGGACCATATG GCGAAGATGTAGTCTTTATCGCCAATGATTGGCACACTGCTCTTCTTCCTTGCTACTTGAAATCAATGTACAAGTCCAGGGGAATTTACATGAATGCAAAG GTTGCATTTTGTATTCATAACATAGCCTACCAGGGAAGATTTGCCTTTGCAGACTTCCCTCTTCTTGGTTTACCTGATGAATTCAGGAGCTCCTTTGACTTTATGGATGG GTACGATAAGCCTGTGAAGGGAAGGAAAATCAATTGGATGAAGGCTGGAATAATAGAATCAGACAGGGTTGTAACTGTGAGTCCATACTATGCCCAGGAACTTGTTTCTGGAGAGGACAGAGGCGTCGAATTGGACACCATAATTCGTTCAGTTGGTATCACCGGTATAAGAAATGGTATGGACCATCGGGAGTGGAGTCCAAAAACCGATAGATTTATTAGCATACACTATGATGCAACGACT GTCACCGAGGCAAAATGCCTTCTGAAACAAGCCCTTCAAGCAGAGTGTGGCTTGCCTGTTGACAGCAATATCCCTGTCATAGGGTTCATTGGTAGGCTAGAAGAGCAGAAAGGTTCAGATATTCTCTTTGAAGCCATCTCAAAGTTCATCCATCTCGATGTTCAGATAATAGTTCTT ggAACCGGCAAAAAGTACATGGAGAAGCAAATTGAACAGCTGGAGGAACTCTATCCTGAGAAGGCAAGAGGGATAGCGAAATTCAATACTCCTTTGGCCCACAAGATCATCGCTGGGGCGGACTTTATAGTGATCCCAAGTAGATTTGAGCCATGTGGTCTTGTTCAGTTGCATGCCATGCCTTACGGAACG GTTCCAATAGTTTCCTCAACTGGTGGACTTGTTGACACCGTGATCGAAGGATATACCGGATTCCATGCAGGAGCATTCAGTGTTGAG TGTGATGCTGTTGACCCAGCTGATGTGGAAAAGTTAACTTCTACCATTATTAGAGCCCTTAAAACCTTCGGTACCCCCTTCTTGAAAGAGATGGTCCAGAACTGCATGGCCCAAGACTTCTCATGGAAG GAACCAGCAAAACTATGGGAAAAGATGCTGTTGAGCCTTGGTGTTGCTGGCAGTGAACCTGGAATTGAAGGAGAGGAGATTGCTCCTCTCGCAAAGGAAAACCTACCCACCCCTTGA